The DNA sequence AGTCGCTTTGGAGCTGGAGGCATTGACGATGGAGAGTGAAGCGCTCGAAGTGCTGCCAAAGAGCATGGCGGGTGAGGCTTCCCAGATATTGACTTCTAGTACATCACCGGGGCCCACCAGATTGCGATTGGCAGCCACTTTTTGAAAGAGGCTTGCAAACTCGCTGCGTTTTTGTGCTTGATTGACTTGCCTTAGGGTGCGTTCTGTAATGTCAATGAGCTGCACTGTTGGTGCTGTTGGATCCACTTCTAAACCAGAATTAGAGCTAGCCCCCACATCGCCCCGTATGGGGCCGGAGCCAGGAAGCCAAGTATTAAATAAGGCACATCCGCTTAAGGTTGATAGTAGCAAGACCCCCATAAGGACTTTGCTTACCTTGAGGGCTTGTTGGTCTGCTAGTGGGTGGTGATGGGGTAGCATGTGCATTTTTTGCATTAGTGGCAATTGCCATAAAATTGATAGGCGGCATTCATGGATGTAAACGGGTTAAGTCGCCCTTGATCTAAGACATAGGCCTGATCGCAAAATTCTTTAATGCTGGCCTGCGAATGCGAGACCATCACAATGGCTTTGTCTTTGCGTTGATCGAGCGCATCCCTGCAGCGCTGCGTAAACCGAGAATCGCCTGCCGATAAACCCTCGTCAATCAGTAAGCAATCAAAGTCAAATGCCATTGATAAAGCAAAAGCCAAACGGCCGCGCATACCGGCTGAATAGGTTTTCACGGGTTCCAGTAAAAAAGCGCCTAATTCAGTAAAGTCGCTGACGTATTCTTTTACCTCGCTGGGGTTAACACCGTAGATGCGGGATAAAAAATAAATGTTGTCTAAGCCCGTAAGGCTACCTTGCATGCCGCCAGCATAGCCAAGAGGCCAGGAGATTGACATATTCGATTGAATCTCGCCAGAGTCGGGTTTTTCTAGGCCGCCAATCAGGCGAATGAGTGTGGACTTGCCGGCGCCATTACGACCCAGAATGGCCACTTTTTGACCTGGAGTCACCGTCAAATCAATTCCCTTTAAAACAGGGAACATCCGGCCGTGCAGCGGATAGGATTTGGCGACGTGATGGAGGGTGAGCATGTGTTTTTTTGAGCGTATGGTTGAGCTTGAATTTTTCTTATTCGTGTTCTTATTTTTAGTCGGCCGTAATGATTTTTTTCACGCGCTGCAGAAGCAGTAGGGCGGCGCCGGATAAAAAAATATTGCAGGTGACCAAATACGAGATGGAGTATTTGGCATTAATGCCAACACCAAAATACCCTTCGCGCAGCATCTCAACTGCATTGACCATGGGTGAGTACAGCAAAATGGTTTGCGCGGCTTCGGGCAGCCAACTCACCATCGTAAAAGCTCCGGTAAAGGGGAGAGTAAGGTACATGGCGACGTGCCAGACGCGCTCGAAGATCTCGGAGCGCTCATCCAGGTAGACTGCAAGCAGGCCCGCCGCAATCACAAACCAGCCTAGTAAAACCCAGCCCAGCACTACCTGCAGCGGGTCGACGGGCAAGCTCATAAGCCCAAGCTCTGTAAATAGAATTGAGAGGGTTACAAAGGAAACGGAGACGGCTACCCACTCAAGCAAGGCCCTACTAATGGCAATATCAAAAATAGTCACCATGCGGTGGTAAAGCAGCGCTTTATTGGCCTGAATGCTCGAAGAGGTCCTGCCAACGCTATTGCGCCAAGCCACAATGGCTGAGTAGCCCGTGAGTGCAAAACCCGCTACCGGAATAGTACCTTTAGCGTGACCACCCATATAGGTCCATAAAATCGTGATGCCAATCGAGAACATCATGGGCTCGACAAACATCCATAAAAAGCCAATGTTATGCCGACCAAAGCGGGTAATCATTTCGCGCAAGATCAGTGCTTTAATTACTCGCACTTGTACTGTTGCCGCATGCAAGAAATCCGCTTGGGTAAATGGCTTACGCTGTGGTGTAGGGGTAATTAGCTCAGGCATGGTGTCGGTGCTCTTTTACGCCCGCAATAATCATCGAGGCAATGCCCCACAACACCAAACCCAATACAAAAGTAGTGATAATTCCTCGAATGCGTTTTGGCTCCAACGCTTGATCAGGTTTGCTAGGCTCGGCTACGCGCTCTAGATACAGTTGTTTTTTGATCGCCTCAATTCTGGCTTGTTCTAGGGAGGCAAACGCAGCAGCTAAATTGCGATCAGCAAAGTCTTTTTCACTGCCGAGTTGCTGAAAGACGGCGACTTGTTGCTCGGATGGGCCACTTTGCTTCTGGTTTCTGAATTTATAGATTTTGAGATTGATGTTCTCCACTTTGTTTCTAGCCAGCTCCACTTCTTTTTGCGCAAATTCCAGCATGTCTTGCCGTGCGCGCAGATTAAGGCGATTAATTAGTGCTTCACTTAATTCATTGAGTTGTTGATTCACGACATATGCGAGCTTCGGATCAAATGCACGCACGCTGAGAGTGGTGATGCCGGAGCTGGTATCGTGAGCAATGCCGACCACGTTGCTGAGATAGTATTCGTAAAAGCGCTCTAAGCTGGTATCCCAAAAACGAATTCCGGCAAAGCGATGTAGGCGGTCAATGCTGCTCTCGGAATACGCTGCTTTGAGATTCAGTTTGTCATTAAGAACCCCCAGCGCATCGCGTGACTGAATGTAGTTTTCTGCGGTAAAGGAGTCGTTTTCAGAATTGTTAAGCCCCATTTTGCCAATTACCCCTGAAAAACCACCGCTCATGCTGGCTATCGAGTCTTTGCTGGGCGAACGTACGATAAAACGGGATTCTGACAAATAGATATTAGAAGCTATAAAGGTGAAATAAATGCTTGCAATAAATGTAGGCGCAATAACCAAGCAAAGAAACAATGTATTTTGACGAATCCATTGCAAACTTTTAGTCCCTATTGTTAGCTGAATATTGGCGTGATGAATTTTTGATCTCACAGTGCATTACTTCTTTTTCGGGGGGGGGGGAGTTTTTGTACAGCTCTGCTATTTCTAAGATTGTTTGTTGCGCGTTTGAATTGAGTTGATCAAATAAATGCAAAAGTTTTGTTGAGTCTGAGGACCCGCTACTATTATTCTTTGGAGATACTGATGGAGTATTAGATGTATTGCTGTAATGTGGTCCATCAAGTACATCGACATTTAAATTGAGCCATACAACTAAAGTGCGCATTCTGGCGGCATGGGGCATATTGACGCCCAGCAGCCATTTGCGAATTGTCTCGACAGAGACTGGCTCTAACTCGCGTGAAATGAGGGTAAAGTCCCTCGCGATTTTTGCGCAACTTGGCACTTTTCCGTAATGGGCTATCAAGGAACGCCTGAATTCTTTTGCAAATGCGTTTTTAAGTTCAACCACGTTGATAAGATTTCATAAAACTTTCAGATAATAACTACAAAATTTACAATAAAAATACGAACTAGATTGCAACTTTAATTGCAATGATTGGCATCAATACTTTGAAATAACAGTTTTTCCAACATAAATTGCTTTTAGTGAAAGAGCATAGTTGCGCGCATAGCCAATTACTAATATTGCATAGGGGGAAACCCTTGGAGGATAGCGATTTTTTCTCTAACTAACTTTTGCCAACTCAATTTCCCCAGCTTGAATCTTTTGCCTTGCTCGTTCCGCTTTAACTGCTGCTTGTGCTCGTTTGGCCTGATCTTTCAGAGCTTTGATTCGTGCCTGTGCTGGGCTTAATGGTTTGGATGAGGATGATTGGAATTCATAAAATCGCATACTGGTATTTAGCTTCTGGCTTTTAGTTACTAATACTCAGTAGGTAGCATTAAGATCCAGCGTTCACTATCCCAACAGGCGTAGAGTGCTATTGAATCGAGTGGAAAGGTCGTATAGGCAATGTTCTGCGTGGCTAGTACGTTGCCATTGCCATCATCGAGTAATAGCTCAGCTTTACCGTTATAGACAGTTAACTTG is a window from the Polynucleobacter difficilis genome containing:
- a CDS encoding ABC transporter ATP-binding protein, whose translation is MLTLHHVAKSYPLHGRMFPVLKGIDLTVTPGQKVAILGRNGAGKSTLIRLIGGLEKPDSGEIQSNMSISWPLGYAGGMQGSLTGLDNIYFLSRIYGVNPSEVKEYVSDFTELGAFLLEPVKTYSAGMRGRLAFALSMAFDFDCLLIDEGLSAGDSRFTQRCRDALDQRKDKAIVMVSHSQASIKEFCDQAYVLDQGRLNPFTSMNAAYQFYGNCH
- a CDS encoding ABC transporter permease yields the protein MPELITPTPQRKPFTQADFLHAATVQVRVIKALILREMITRFGRHNIGFLWMFVEPMMFSIGITILWTYMGGHAKGTIPVAGFALTGYSAIVAWRNSVGRTSSSIQANKALLYHRMVTIFDIAISRALLEWVAVSVSFVTLSILFTELGLMSLPVDPLQVVLGWVLLGWFVIAAGLLAVYLDERSEIFERVWHVAMYLTLPFTGAFTMVSWLPEAAQTILLYSPMVNAVEMLREGYFGVGINAKYSISYLVTCNIFLSGAALLLLQRVKKIITAD